Proteins from one Desulfonema limicola genomic window:
- a CDS encoding ubiquinol-cytochrome c reductase iron-sulfur subunit: protein MKFIKRLFGICETQVPSKKEAWTYGNREIKIDLKQTQELAKPGGAVRLEGKGMPERVLVVHGSDGNFHAFLNKCTHMGRRIDPMPGKETIECCSVSKSRFNYSGDRISGAASDSLPVFQVVLEDDKLIIKLG, encoded by the coding sequence ATGAAATTTATAAAACGTTTATTTGGAATATGTGAAACACAGGTTCCTTCAAAAAAAGAAGCCTGGACTTATGGAAACCGTGAAATAAAGATAGATTTAAAACAAACCCAGGAGCTGGCAAAACCTGGAGGAGCAGTCCGCCTTGAAGGAAAAGGAATGCCTGAAAGGGTTCTTGTAGTTCACGGCAGTGACGGGAATTTTCATGCTTTTTTAAACAAATGTACCCATATGGGACGGCGCATTGATCCCATGCCAGGAAAAGAAACCATTGAATGCTGCAGCGTGTCTAAATCAAGATTTAATTATTCTGGTGACCGCATTTCCGGGGCTGCCAGTGATTCCCTGCCTGTATTCCAGGTTGTTCTGGAAGATGACAAGCTTATTATTAAACTGGGTTAA
- a CDS encoding M48 family metallopeptidase, with translation MNFIAVIILLTLIINFILDLAADILNLGMVKNELPKGFEDVYDTKRYAQSQEYLKVNTRFGWISTVFDLIVLLIFWFAKGFPILDNWVRSFGFGPVLTGLIYMGILVLCKSILDLPFGIYSTFVIEERFGFNKTTWKTYVTDMIKGIALSIIIGTPLLAAVLAFFEYAGDSAWLYCWIAVTLFSLILQFIAPTWIMPLFNKFTPLEEGELRNAIMDYARSVNFPLANLFVMDGSKRSGKSNAFFTGFGKNKRIALFDTLIEKHTVSELVAVLAHEIGHYKKKHILQTMIAGIIHMGVIFYLLSFFISYQGLFDAFYMENMSVYAGLIFFGMLFSPIDFFLGILMQMWSRKNEYEADRFSAETTKDPESMISALKKLAAGNLSNLVPHPLYVFLHYSHPPMIERVRAIKETAKV, from the coding sequence ATGAATTTTATTGCTGTTATTATTTTACTTACACTGATTATTAATTTTATTTTAGACCTTGCTGCTGATATTCTTAATCTCGGCATGGTGAAAAATGAACTACCCAAAGGGTTTGAAGATGTTTATGATACAAAACGTTACGCACAATCCCAGGAATATTTAAAGGTTAATACCAGGTTTGGATGGATAAGCACGGTCTTTGATTTGATTGTTCTTCTAATATTCTGGTTTGCCAAAGGATTTCCCATACTGGATAACTGGGTTCGGTCTTTTGGATTCGGCCCTGTTTTAACCGGGTTGATTTATATGGGCATTCTTGTTTTGTGCAAGTCCATCCTTGATCTGCCTTTTGGTATTTATTCCACCTTTGTTATTGAAGAAAGGTTTGGTTTTAATAAGACCACATGGAAAACTTATGTAACTGACATGATAAAAGGCATTGCCCTGTCAATCATTATTGGAACCCCTCTTTTAGCTGCAGTGCTGGCTTTTTTTGAATATGCCGGAGATAGTGCCTGGTTATACTGCTGGATTGCTGTTACTCTTTTTTCCCTGATACTTCAATTTATAGCTCCAACATGGATTATGCCTCTTTTTAACAAATTTACGCCTCTTGAGGAAGGTGAATTGAGAAATGCCATCATGGATTATGCCAGATCAGTAAACTTTCCTCTTGCCAATCTTTTTGTTATGGACGGGTCAAAACGCTCAGGAAAATCCAATGCGTTTTTTACAGGATTTGGAAAAAACAAGCGCATTGCCCTGTTTGACACCCTTATTGAGAAGCACACGGTTTCCGAGCTTGTGGCCGTGCTTGCCCATGAAATCGGGCATTATAAGAAAAAACATATACTGCAGACCATGATAGCAGGGATTATCCATATGGGCGTGATTTTTTACCTGCTTTCCTTTTTTATATCGTACCAGGGATTATTTGACGCTTTTTACATGGAAAATATGTCTGTTTATGCGGGGCTTATATTTTTTGGAATGCTTTTTTCACCTATTGACTTTTTCCTGGGGATTTTAATGCAGATGTGGTCAAGAAAGAATGAATATGAAGCTGACAGATTTTCAGCAGAAACCACAAAAGACCCTGAATCCATGATAAGCGCACTTAAAAAACTTGCAGCCGGCAACCTGTCCAACCTGGTTCCCCATCCTTTATATGTATTTCTGCATTATTCTCACCCTCCCATGATTGAGAGGGTGAGAGCTATAAAGGAAACAGCAAAAGTCTGA
- a CDS encoding DUF1499 domain-containing protein has protein sequence MKSSFTISGLIIFMTLFTACSGQKPDNIGITRGKLAPCPSSPNCVISQDGDKSHSIEPIAYKTSRTKAFNILEKIIESQERAVIIDKKDNYLYAEFRTKIMRFVDDVEFYFPENEQVIHVRSASRLGYSDMGVNRKRVENIRSLFQGKELSNK, from the coding sequence ATGAAATCAAGTTTTACAATCTCAGGGCTGATAATTTTCATGACTTTGTTTACTGCATGTTCAGGCCAGAAGCCAGACAATATCGGGATAACAAGAGGAAAACTTGCCCCATGTCCTTCAAGCCCCAATTGTGTTATCAGCCAGGACGGAGATAAATCCCACAGTATTGAACCCATTGCCTATAAAACCAGCAGAACCAAAGCCTTTAATATTCTGGAAAAGATTATTGAATCCCAGGAAAGAGCGGTTATTATTGACAAAAAAGATAATTATCTTTATGCAGAATTCCGAACAAAGATTATGAGATTTGTTGATGATGTGGAATTTTATTTCCCAGAAAATGAGCAGGTTATTCATGTCCGGTCTGCATCACGGCTGGGATATTCGGATATGGGGGTAAACAGGAAACGGGTGGAAAATATCAGGTCATTGTTTCAGGGTAAGGAATTATCAAACAAATAA
- a CDS encoding IS607 family transposase — translation MKAKEALKITGIRRETLSRLVKKGKIRVVETPSGWYDYNESDVLKYAGKKREQWNVIYARVSTAKQKNDLNNQIEKLETYCSANGIIINKSFKDIASGISFDKRKEFFELLDFILDYKVANVFITYKDRLSRAGFGLFKHLFEKFGCKIIVLNDAGNEKLDSEEIFEEIISLIHCFSMKHYSKRKIKKILNEEDNQDQIETSDKKTV, via the coding sequence ATGAAAGCTAAAGAGGCATTAAAAATAACCGGAATAAGGCGTGAAACTTTATCACGCCTTGTAAAAAAAGGCAAAATCAGAGTAGTTGAAACTCCAAGCGGCTGGTATGATTACAATGAATCCGATGTTCTGAAATATGCAGGAAAAAAAAGAGAACAATGGAATGTCATTTATGCAAGAGTTTCAACTGCTAAACAAAAAAATGATTTGAATAATCAAATTGAAAAACTTGAAACTTACTGTTCCGCAAATGGAATTATCATTAATAAGTCTTTTAAAGATATTGCAAGCGGAATAAGTTTTGATAAACGAAAGGAGTTTTTTGAATTACTTGATTTTATACTTGATTATAAAGTTGCAAATGTTTTCATAACTTACAAAGACCGGTTAAGCCGTGCCGGGTTCGGATTATTTAAACATTTATTTGAAAAATTTGGGTGTAAAATTATTGTGTTGAATGATGCTGGAAATGAAAAGCTTGATTCTGAAGAAATATTTGAAGAAATAATATCCTTGATTCATTGCTTTTCAATGAAACATTACTCAAAACGAAAAATAAAAAAGATTCTGAATGAAGAAGACAATCAAGATCAGATTGAGACATCTGACAAAAAAACAGTATAG
- a CDS encoding ribonuclease Z yields the protein MRPSYYPRLINNPFDDPGIIVPFSFENRSMLFDIGDITSLSARDILKISHVFISHTHMDHFAGFDRLLRLFLGRDKEIFLYGPPGFIKNVEGKLAAYSWNLVKNYQNRFSLNVAEVHPASLVSRRYYCHKSFKPDKAVIHQYFNNIILHEPELSVSAVSLDHGIPCLGFSLKERFHVNIQKNRIEELNLKPGIWINRFKQAIYNNDDLNSDFEIIQAGEGKNRKFNLGKLAEQIALITPGQKITYITDAAYTISNIKKIICLAKDSDFLFIEAAFLDKDKDTAFNKLHLTARQAGTLAGQANVKKFIIFHFSPRYSGMEEQIYMEAVNAYELVKKENNIQA from the coding sequence ATGAGGCCCTCATATTATCCCAGGCTCATCAATAATCCTTTTGATGACCCGGGGATTATTGTCCCTTTCAGTTTTGAAAACCGGTCAATGCTTTTTGATATTGGAGATATAACTTCCCTTTCTGCCCGTGATATTCTAAAGATAAGTCATGTTTTTATTTCTCATACCCATATGGATCATTTTGCAGGATTTGACAGGCTTCTGCGTTTGTTTTTGGGACGTGATAAAGAAATCTTTCTTTACGGCCCCCCGGGGTTTATTAAAAATGTTGAAGGTAAGCTGGCAGCCTATTCCTGGAACCTTGTAAAAAATTATCAAAACAGATTTTCTTTAAATGTTGCTGAAGTTCATCCTGCCAGTCTAGTTTCCAGGAGATATTACTGCCACAAAAGCTTTAAGCCTGATAAAGCTGTTATACATCAGTATTTTAATAATATTATCCTGCATGAACCTGAATTGAGTGTTTCTGCCGTTAGTCTGGATCACGGTATTCCATGTCTTGGATTTTCACTAAAAGAAAGGTTTCACGTGAATATTCAAAAAAACCGGATTGAGGAACTTAATCTAAAACCAGGTATCTGGATTAATAGATTCAAGCAGGCCATATATAATAATGACGACCTGAATTCAGATTTTGAAATTATCCAGGCCGGTGAGGGAAAAAACCGTAAATTTAATTTAGGAAAACTGGCAGAGCAGATTGCCCTGATAACACCTGGACAAAAAATTACCTATATAACTGATGCTGCTTATACCATATCTAATATAAAAAAAATAATCTGTCTGGCAAAAGATTCTGATTTTTTGTTTATCGAAGCTGCTTTTTTGGATAAGGATAAGGATACTGCATTTAACAAGCTTCATCTGACAGCCCGTCAGGCAGGAACCCTGGCAGGACAGGCAAATGTTAAAAAATTTATTATTTTTCATTTTTCTCCCCGCTACTCAGGCATGGAAGAACAGATTTACATGGAAGCTGTTAATGCTTATGAACTTGTTAAAAAGGAAAACAATATTCAAGCTTAG
- a CDS encoding NADH:flavin oxidoreductase → MSRLFEKTKINSMELSNRFVRSATWEGLAEEDGAVTQKLIDTMTTLAKGGVGMIITGHAYVSPEGQATPRQLGAYKDELVKGLGEMAGAVHDCGGKIVLQLAHAGNFAAEQIIKNTPLVPSNFEGLAKTPRREAADEDISNTVLAFANAAARAKSSGFDGVEIHSAHGYFLSQFLSPAFNRRNDEFGGDIKNRSRIVLDVYQAVRKAVGNDFPVMIKINCQDFEKNGLSLEDAVAVGKMLADEGLDAIELSGGLLTSMKLSPSRAGIKSQDKEAYFREEAKEFKKEIDIPLILVGGMRSFEVAEQMINNGTADYISMSRPLIREPDLIKRWKEGDLRKAECKSDNLCFKPGFEGSGIYCVTKEREEAK, encoded by the coding sequence TTGAGCAGACTTTTTGAAAAAACGAAAATTAATTCTATGGAACTGTCAAACCGCTTTGTGCGCTCTGCAACATGGGAAGGACTGGCAGAAGAGGACGGGGCGGTTACGCAAAAACTTATTGATACAATGACAACCCTTGCAAAAGGCGGTGTGGGCATGATTATTACAGGCCACGCTTATGTAAGCCCTGAAGGACAGGCCACGCCGCGCCAGCTTGGGGCATATAAAGACGAGCTTGTCAAAGGACTTGGGGAGATGGCCGGTGCAGTTCATGACTGCGGCGGAAAAATTGTTTTACAGCTTGCCCATGCAGGAAATTTTGCAGCAGAGCAGATAATTAAAAATACTCCCCTGGTTCCATCTAATTTTGAAGGACTTGCCAAAACCCCGCGCAGGGAAGCAGCGGATGAGGATATTTCCAATACAGTTTTGGCATTTGCAAATGCTGCTGCCCGTGCAAAATCATCAGGGTTTGACGGGGTTGAAATCCATTCTGCACATGGATATTTTCTCAGCCAGTTTCTTTCCCCTGCCTTTAACCGGCGCAATGATGAATTTGGAGGAGATATTAAAAACCGTTCCAGGATAGTTCTTGATGTTTATCAGGCTGTAAGAAAGGCCGTGGGAAATGATTTTCCTGTTATGATAAAGATAAACTGCCAGGATTTTGAAAAAAACGGTCTGAGCCTTGAAGATGCTGTTGCAGTAGGAAAGATGCTGGCAGATGAAGGACTTGATGCCATAGAACTCAGCGGGGGTCTGCTTACAAGCATGAAATTATCTCCTTCAAGGGCAGGGATAAAATCCCAGGACAAGGAAGCTTATTTCAGGGAAGAAGCAAAGGAATTTAAAAAAGAAATTGATATTCCGCTTATCCTGGTAGGGGGTATGAGATCATTTGAGGTTGCAGAGCAGATGATTAACAATGGCACGGCTGATTATATCTCCATGTCCCGTCCTTTAATCCGTGAGCCTGACCTGATAAAACGCTGGAAAGAAGGCGATCTGCGTAAGGCTGAATGTAAATCAGACAACCTGTGCTTTAAACCAGGTTTTGAAGGCAGCGGCATATATTGCGTAACAAAGGAACGGGAAGAAGCAAAATAA
- a CDS encoding hybrid sensor histidine kinase/response regulator, with the protein MNEKILIVDDEPDILETLYNVLSEEDYEVTKALGGKKAVELFKSNSFDLVITDLKMPETDGIEVMKQIRAIDDRVEIIVLTGFASLETAVKALRDYNAYDYLNKPLGNIDEIVIAAQRALERRSLLQKNKELVQALKKANYDLENRVKMRTEELTIANKELREAREISELALRAKNDFLSCMGHEFFTPLNHIIGFCHLLDELGGLDETQDEYLKIILNSSQNIASLVQDILHFSSAYSGKMTKINSRVNVKTILDKSLAVIHEKALEKGISISVETGNIPETISADEYKLRQILYNLLSNAVKFTPKGGTLHLKSEPVDKDSMLKISIEDNGIGIKEEDIDRIFNPFEQADKYLTRRHGGAGLGLYLAKKMVELHGGRLWVESEGKGKGAMFSFVIPAE; encoded by the coding sequence ATGAATGAAAAAATACTTATTGTAGATGATGAACCAGATATTCTTGAAACTCTTTATAATGTTTTATCAGAAGAAGATTATGAGGTAACAAAAGCATTAGGAGGGAAAAAAGCTGTTGAGCTTTTTAAATCAAATTCTTTTGATCTTGTTATTACTGATCTTAAAATGCCTGAAACAGACGGCATAGAGGTTATGAAGCAGATCAGGGCAATAGATGACAGAGTTGAGATTATTGTATTGACTGGTTTTGCTTCCCTTGAAACAGCAGTAAAAGCACTCAGGGATTATAATGCTTATGATTATCTTAATAAACCTCTTGGAAATATTGATGAAATAGTAATTGCCGCCCAAAGGGCTTTGGAAAGGCGCAGCCTTTTACAAAAAAATAAAGAGCTTGTGCAAGCTTTAAAAAAAGCTAATTATGATTTGGAAAACCGTGTTAAGATGCGCACAGAAGAATTAACAATAGCAAATAAAGAACTAAGAGAAGCCAGGGAAATATCAGAACTGGCTTTACGTGCTAAAAATGATTTTTTATCCTGCATGGGCCATGAATTTTTTACCCCTTTAAATCATATTATAGGGTTTTGTCATCTTTTAGATGAACTTGGCGGCCTGGATGAAACCCAGGATGAATATCTTAAGATTATATTAAACAGCAGCCAGAATATTGCCAGTTTAGTTCAGGATATTCTTCATTTTTCAAGTGCATATTCAGGGAAAATGACAAAGATCAATTCTCGTGTGAATGTTAAAACTATTTTAGATAAAAGTCTGGCTGTAATTCATGAAAAAGCTTTAGAAAAAGGGATAAGTATTTCAGTGGAAACAGGAAATATCCCTGAAACTATAAGTGCAGATGAATATAAGCTGAGACAGATTTTGTATAATCTTCTGTCCAATGCTGTTAAATTTACACCTAAAGGAGGAACCTTACATTTAAAATCTGAACCTGTTGATAAAGACAGTATGCTGAAAATAAGTATCGAGGATAATGGAATAGGAATCAAAGAAGAAGATATAGACCGCATTTTTAATCCTTTTGAACAGGCAGATAAATATCTGACCCGCAGGCATGGCGGTGCAGGTCTGGGGCTTTATCTTGCTAAAAAAATGGTTGAACTTCATGGGGGCCGGCTCTGGGTAGAAAGCGAGGGAAAAGGAAAAGGGGCAATGTTCAGTTTTGTTATTCCAGCAGAGTGA
- a CDS encoding ATP-binding protein has product MKNLQNLPIGDSSFESIRQNNNLFVDKTRHIFKLVTEGKYYFLSRPRRFGKSLTISILKCLFQGKKELFNGLWIAENTDWEWKEHPVIIIDFNELAHDTSENLQKSLENNLMNTAEQHRLKLKDSLLPGQFAELITSLYKKTGTGVIVLVDEYDKPIISHIGRGSKAIETARQNRDIMKYFFGVLKGTNIAPCLRFVFLTGVSKFSRVSIFSELNNLYDLTMNRHYAEMLGYTQQEIETCFTGYIEKFAQEYNQSPDYIINQLKNYYNGYRFSEKDVRVYNPFSVLKSLHEQAFKNYWFETGTPAFLVNLLKEKNWYLPKIEDIQATEAVFSVYDLDDLKPEALLFQTGYVTIKDIRSRLYSFGYPNQEVKTAFLETLLHSFAKGVTDRSRFVFLAEYLFSEDMEKFIETMQSIFASIPYTIESKRDEAYFHTIFYLMVCASGVNAQSEVLTCDGRIDLAVEFPDKVYIIEFKCGQSAEKALDQIKEKQYAQKYKSSGKKIFFMGINFDMEKRNISQWKLEK; this is encoded by the coding sequence ATGAAAAACCTTCAAAATCTTCCCATAGGCGATTCATCATTTGAAAGCATCCGCCAGAATAACAATCTTTTCGTAGATAAAACCAGGCATATCTTCAAGCTTGTAACCGAAGGAAAATATTATTTCCTTTCCCGCCCCCGCAGGTTTGGCAAATCCCTGACAATCTCCATCCTGAAATGCCTGTTTCAAGGAAAAAAAGAGCTTTTCAATGGCTTGTGGATTGCTGAAAACACTGATTGGGAATGGAAAGAACATCCTGTAATTATTATTGATTTTAATGAACTTGCCCATGATACATCTGAAAATCTGCAAAAATCCCTGGAAAACAATCTCATGAACACAGCAGAGCAGCATAGATTAAAATTAAAAGACTCGCTCCTGCCAGGGCAGTTTGCAGAGTTGATTACTTCCCTTTATAAAAAAACAGGAACAGGGGTCATTGTTCTTGTTGACGAATACGACAAGCCCATAATTTCACACATAGGCAGGGGCAGCAAAGCAATTGAAACTGCAAGGCAGAACCGGGATATTATGAAATATTTTTTCGGTGTATTAAAAGGTACAAATATTGCTCCCTGTCTGAGATTTGTATTTTTAACAGGCGTATCCAAATTCAGCAGGGTGTCAATATTTTCAGAACTTAATAACCTGTATGATCTGACCATGAATCGTCATTATGCAGAAATGCTGGGCTATACCCAGCAGGAGATTGAAACCTGTTTTACAGGCTATATAGAAAAATTTGCACAGGAATATAATCAAAGCCCTGATTATATTATAAACCAGCTTAAAAATTACTATAACGGCTACCGTTTTTCAGAAAAAGATGTCAGGGTTTATAATCCTTTTTCTGTGTTAAAATCCCTTCATGAACAGGCTTTTAAAAACTACTGGTTTGAAACCGGAACCCCGGCTTTTTTGGTGAACCTTCTGAAAGAAAAAAACTGGTATCTGCCAAAAATAGAAGACATCCAGGCAACAGAAGCAGTGTTCAGCGTGTATGATCTTGACGATTTAAAACCAGAAGCTCTGCTTTTCCAGACAGGATATGTTACCATCAAGGACATAAGAAGCCGTTTATACAGCTTCGGGTATCCCAACCAGGAGGTAAAAACCGCATTTCTTGAAACCTTGCTGCATTCATTTGCAAAAGGAGTTACAGACCGCTCCCGCTTTGTTTTTCTTGCCGAATACCTTTTTTCAGAAGATATGGAAAAATTCATTGAGACCATGCAGTCAATCTTTGCCTCCATTCCATACACCATTGAAAGCAAAAGGGATGAAGCATATTTCCACACCATTTTCTATCTCATGGTCTGCGCCTCAGGCGTTAATGCCCAAAGCGAAGTCCTGACCTGTGACGGCAGGATTGATCTGGCAGTTGAATTTCCAGACAAGGTTTATATTATTGAATTTAAATGCGGACAAAGTGCGGAAAAAGCTTTGGACCAGATAAAAGAAAAGCAGTACGCTCAAAAATATAAATCATCAGGAAAGAAAATATTTTTCATGGGAATAAATTTTGATATGGAAAAAAGAAATATTTCCCAGTGGAAACTGGAAAAATAA
- a CDS encoding type II toxin-antitoxin system VapC family toxin — translation MDIVIDTSALIAVIVDEPEKDKIIKLTAGKTLIGPGSIPWEIGNAFSAMFKNNRLNLKEAKRGFEIFNSIPIRYIETDFSNTVSISRQTNIV, via the coding sequence ATGGATATTGTTATTGATACATCTGCATTGATTGCTGTAATTGTGGACGAACCTGAGAAAGATAAGATCATAAAATTGACAGCCGGAAAAACACTTATCGGTCCTGGTTCTATCCCATGGGAAATAGGCAATGCTTTTTCAGCAATGTTTAAAAACAACAGACTGAATCTTAAAGAAGCTAAAAGAGGTTTTGAAATTTTCAATAGTATTCCAATTCGTTATATTGAAACGGATTTTTCAAATACTGTGTCAATTTCCAGGCAGACCAATATAGTATAA